One window of the Pieris brassicae chromosome 4, ilPieBrab1.1, whole genome shotgun sequence genome contains the following:
- the LOC123707932 gene encoding charged multivesicular body protein 6-A, translating into MGGLFTKSKKPVSRVTEQDKAVLQLKQQRDKLKQYQKKTVLNLERQRQLAKQLLAEDKRDKAKLLLKKKRYFENLLQNADIQLEKLEQLTHDLEFAQIEVQVLDGLKNGNAALKNIHEMLSIDEIERIMDETQEGIEKQREFDELISGQLTEEDDEAIEAELEEMLDIKDLPEVPTEELPEMEKVQAERKEKSRTSSKKIAMEA; encoded by the exons atgggTGGTCTTTTTACTAAGAGTAAAAAGCCAGTAAGTAGAGTAACCGAGCAAGATAAGGCTGTTCTGCAACTAAAACAACAAAGGGATAAGTTAAAACAGTATCAAAAGAAGACAGTGCTAAACCTTGAAAGACAACGACAATTAGCAAAACAACTTTTAGCTGAAGATAAACGAGATAAGGCTAAATTACTATTGAAAAAGAAGAGATACTTTGAAAATCTTTTACAAAACGCAGACATTCAATTAGAAAAATTAGAACAACTAACACATGATCTGGAGTTCGCTCAGATTGAAGTTCAg gtCTTGGATGGATTAAAGAATGGAAATGCAGCTTTAAAAAACATTCATGAAATGTTGAGTATTGATGAAATAGAAAGAATCATGGATGAGACCCAAGAAGGTATTGAGAAGCAAAGAGAATTTGATGAACTTATTTCTGGACAGCTAACAGAAGAAGATGATGAAGCTATTGAAGCTGAATTAGAAGAAATGCTTGATATTAAAGACCTTCCAGAAGTCCCTACAGAGGAGTTGCCAGAAATGGAAAAGGTGCAAGCAGAAAGAAAGGAAAAGTCAAGAACCAGttctaaaaaaattgcaatggAAGCAtga